The following are from one region of the Corylus avellana chromosome ca1, CavTom2PMs-1.0 genome:
- the LOC132192169 gene encoding uncharacterized protein LOC132192169, translating to MFSNIVQGLVQSLEQVCPQSEHRTCVRHLYANFRSEGHRGVLLKDLLWQALAAYTKQEFYIVMDEIKRTSKDAHAYLEKVDPNTWCRGWFNTNVKSGLLHNNTCESFNSWIKKFHDQTILSMLEGIRYKLMRTYVRKKEMINSMEEAIGPKIRKKLEKEEDEASSCCCTYAGQGMFEVECLGRRFVVDVDARTCGCRKWDVTGIPCSHAISAILHQDGDPNDYLSPYYSKEMDLKCYDYIIYPVPSEEQWPRSGQPNIEPPKSRVTPGRPKKLRNIGVEEPRNPSAIRKGGNKNQCGHCRKFGHNKRSCEAKLRHDERRDRARQFYRENASIDWSLDMFAVFTIC from the exons atgttttcaaatattGTGCAAGGCCTCGTTCAAAGCCTAGAGCAAGTATGTCCACAATCCGAGCATCGTACATGTGTTAGGCACTTGTACGCGAATTTCAGAAGTGAAGGTCATCGGGGTGTGCTACTGAAAGACCTTCTATGGCAAGCTCTTGCAGCATACACAAAGCAAGAGTTCTACATAGTGATGGATGAGATAAAGAGAACTAGCAAGGATGCCCATGCATACCTGGAGAAAGTTGACCCCAACACATGGTGTAGGGGTTGGTTCAATACCAATGTCAAGTCTGGCCTCTTACACAATAATACATGTGAGAGCTTCAATTCTTGGATCAAAAAGTTTCATGACCAGACTATCTTGTCCATGTTGGAAGGAATTAGATACAAGTTAATGAGAACGTACgtgaggaagaaggagatgatcaATTCAATGGAGGAGGCCATAGGGCCAAAGATtagaaaaaaacttgaaaaggaAGAGGATGAAGCCAGTTCTTGTTGTTGTACATATGCTGGACAGGGTATGTTTGAAGTTGAGTGCCTCGGGAGGAGGTTTGTTGTAGATGTGGATGCTAGAACTTGTGGCTGCAGGAAATGGGATGTAACTGGTATCCCATGTTCTCATGCCATTTCAGCCATTTTACACCAAGATGGAGACCCTAATGATTATCTCAGTCCATACTACAGCAAGGAGATGGACTTGAAGTGCTATGACTACATTATCTACCCTGTGCCAAGTGAAGAGCAATGGCCTAGAAGTGGCCAACCTAACATTGAGCCACCCAAATCGAGAGTAACTCCTGGCAGACCAAAAAAACTTAGAAATATAGGTGTTGAAGAACCAAGAAACCCTAGTGCAATCAGGAAGGGGGGAAATAAGAATCAATGTGGGCACTGTCGGAAGTTTGGTCACAATAAGAGATCATGCGAAGCTAAGCTGCGACATGATGAAAGAAGGGACCGTGCGAGACAATTTTACAGAGAGAATGCATCAATTGACTGGAGTTTGGACATG TTTGCTGTATTTACTATTTGTTGA